In Saprospiraceae bacterium, one DNA window encodes the following:
- a CDS encoding ATP-binding protein, which translates to MFYRNLEKYIEDWKNRSQRKPLIIRGARQVGKTTLVKKVSRSFDHFIQLNLEKKEDRKYFENQDNVSLIVDLIIIDRKIKISEGEYILFFIDEIQQMPECIGLLRYFYEELPKIHVIAAGSLLEFVLGDITAMPVGRVEQVLLHPLSFDEFLKAIGQDVLFEKWDSLNFDSNYHQMFLKYFRSYMAVGGLPEAIKTYVDDNESMKGLNLIYENIWFNYLEDINKYGKNNSEKKVLNYVIENAPYVLDRFSFNSFGQSMYKGKEISESFRKLQQARILQLIYPTTSLKVPTMVDLKKRPRIQFLDTGLLLYVNNKAVDLILNEDMNDQFRGAIYNHVCLQEVMSHSYSLIEKYMFWVKESKDSNAEVDLVINHNNRIIPIEVKAGPTGRLRSLFEFMDRVDHNLAVRISTNKYFVEDVKTINGKPFTLINIPVYAAGKVRSIIENFKDYT; encoded by the coding sequence TTGTTTTACAGAAATTTAGAGAAGTATATTGAAGATTGGAAAAATCGAAGCCAACGGAAGCCCTTAATCATAAGAGGTGCCAGGCAAGTAGGTAAGACTACCTTGGTAAAGAAAGTAAGTAGGTCTTTCGATCATTTTATTCAGTTAAACCTGGAAAAAAAGGAAGATCGAAAATATTTTGAGAATCAAGATAACGTCAGTCTAATCGTTGATTTGATAATAATAGATAGAAAGATAAAGATATCAGAGGGTGAATATATTTTATTTTTTATTGATGAAATACAGCAAATGCCCGAGTGTATTGGTTTATTGAGGTATTTTTATGAAGAGCTACCTAAAATACATGTTATTGCTGCGGGATCATTATTAGAATTTGTATTAGGTGATATCACTGCTATGCCTGTAGGTAGAGTAGAACAAGTATTATTGCATCCACTATCATTTGATGAGTTTTTGAAAGCCATCGGTCAGGATGTGTTATTTGAAAAGTGGGATTCACTAAATTTTGATAGTAATTATCATCAGATGTTTTTAAAATACTTTAGATCCTATATGGCAGTAGGAGGCTTGCCGGAAGCAATAAAGACATATGTGGATGATAATGAGTCAATGAAAGGTCTAAATCTTATTTATGAAAATATTTGGTTCAATTATTTAGAAGATATAAATAAATATGGAAAAAATAATTCAGAAAAAAAAGTTTTGAATTATGTCATAGAAAATGCTCCTTATGTATTGGATCGCTTTAGTTTTAATTCATTTGGTCAATCCATGTATAAAGGTAAAGAGATATCAGAAAGCTTCCGTAAACTCCAGCAAGCAAGAATTCTTCAATTAATATATCCTACGACATCTCTTAAAGTTCCAACCATGGTTGATCTCAAAAAAAGACCTAGAATTCAGTTTTTAGATACAGGTTTGTTGCTTTATGTTAATAATAAGGCTGTGGACTTAATCTTAAATGAAGACATGAACGATCAGTTTAGGGGAGCAATTTATAACCATGTCTGCCTTCAAGAAGTGATGTCTCATTCTTACTCTCTAATAGAAAAATACATGTTTTGGGTTAAAGAATCAAAAGATAGCAACGCAGAGGTTGATCTTGTAATTAATCATAATAACAGAATCATACCGATCGAAGTAAAAGCCGGTCCAACAGGGCGGCTTAGATCATTGTTTGAATTCATGGATAGAGTTGACCATAATCTCGCAGTAAGGATTAGTACAAATAAATACTTTGTAGAGGATGTAAAAACAATAAACGGAAAACCATTTACACTTATAAATATACCTGTCTATGCAGCTGGGAAAGTAAGGTCCATAATCGAAAATTTTAAGGATTATACCTAA
- a CDS encoding TonB-dependent receptor produces MKQIFNILFLLSSISIWSQNSINGRVVDQQGIAIIGANVFIEGSYDGSVTDENGDYQFKTSETGVQTLVISYLSYETFKKTDDVSALSGLTVKLKESVTSLDAVVITAGTFEAGDKARVSVLKPLDIVTTAGAAGDIIGALTTLPGTQTVGEDGRLFVRGGEANETQTFVDGMRVAQPYGPTANNTPTRSRFSPFLFNGVSFSTGGYSAEYGEALSSVLSLNTIAEPTQNQTDISLMTVGLGLGKTQKWDNQSVTLNLSYINLGPYQKIVPQDLDWNKPVQSGGGEIVYRYKFKNGLLRAYAAFDGSHLDINDEDINRPEKVRFALKNKNTYGNITYKGTLGKDWMIHTGVSYGQGINRISIDKDQLNNTENAMHTKLKLTRTISDRISIYGGLDYFYTDFDEKYAEASGMEYPLGFTNHIGAAYIESDIFLSKNLAFKIGGRASRNDLLDEIHFNPRASMAYKISKSSQFSFAYGDFTQMPNYEVIKFNQNLSTERAKHYILNYQYNKEGRLLRTEAYIKDYSNLIKYNTVRPQFNAMYNNNGSGYARGFDVFWRDSKTVKYTDYWISYSYIDSERDYQNFPVRATPSFIANHTLSIVTKHWIEKLTSQIGFSYTVNSGRPYNNPNENTFMNGKTKAFQNLSFNWAYLITQQKILYFSVSNILGTDNVFGYQYANTSDMDGQFQRRAIGQPADRFVFLGFFWTISADKNKNQLNNL; encoded by the coding sequence ATGAAGCAAATATTCAACATTCTTTTCCTTTTAAGTAGCATATCGATCTGGTCTCAAAATAGTATTAATGGCCGTGTCGTTGATCAGCAAGGCATAGCCATCATCGGCGCCAATGTATTTATCGAAGGTAGTTATGATGGATCTGTCACAGATGAAAATGGTGACTACCAATTCAAAACATCAGAAACAGGTGTACAAACGCTTGTGATCAGCTATCTCTCTTACGAAACATTCAAAAAAACAGACGATGTGTCTGCTTTGTCAGGACTTACCGTCAAGTTAAAGGAAAGTGTCACATCACTGGATGCTGTTGTCATTACGGCAGGAACTTTTGAAGCCGGTGATAAAGCAAGAGTATCTGTCCTGAAACCACTCGACATAGTCACTACGGCAGGTGCTGCAGGAGATATCATAGGTGCATTGACTACTTTGCCTGGCACACAGACTGTCGGTGAAGATGGAAGATTGTTTGTCAGAGGTGGCGAAGCCAATGAAACACAGACATTTGTTGATGGCATGCGAGTAGCACAACCTTACGGACCGACAGCCAATAATACACCCACACGAAGTCGTTTTTCACCTTTTTTGTTTAATGGCGTGTCTTTTTCTACGGGTGGATATAGTGCCGAATACGGTGAAGCATTGTCTAGTGTCTTATCATTGAATACCATAGCAGAACCTACTCAAAATCAAACCGATATATCTTTAATGACAGTAGGTCTAGGACTCGGTAAAACCCAAAAATGGGACAATCAGTCCGTTACACTTAATTTGTCATACATCAATCTCGGGCCGTATCAGAAGATCGTACCACAAGACTTAGACTGGAATAAACCGGTACAATCTGGTGGTGGAGAAATCGTGTATAGATATAAATTTAAAAATGGTCTATTGAGAGCCTATGCAGCTTTTGATGGTTCTCATTTGGATATCAATGATGAAGATATCAACCGTCCGGAGAAAGTAAGATTTGCACTCAAAAATAAGAATACTTATGGCAATATCACTTATAAGGGTACCTTAGGAAAGGATTGGATGATTCATACAGGTGTAAGTTATGGTCAGGGAATCAATAGGATTTCTATAGACAAAGACCAATTAAACAATACTGAAAATGCCATGCATACTAAACTCAAACTCACACGCACTATCTCTGACAGAATCTCGATTTATGGCGGATTGGATTACTTTTATACTGATTTTGACGAGAAATACGCAGAAGCTTCAGGTATGGAATATCCTCTAGGTTTTACCAATCACATTGGTGCAGCTTACATCGAATCAGACATATTTTTAAGCAAAAACCTAGCATTCAAAATTGGTGGAAGGGCTTCAAGAAATGACTTATTGGACGAGATTCACTTTAATCCAAGGGCGTCTATGGCTTACAAAATATCTAAAAGTAGCCAGTTTTCCTTTGCTTATGGAGATTTTACCCAAATGCCCAATTATGAAGTCATCAAGTTCAATCAAAACCTAAGCACAGAGCGTGCTAAGCACTACATTCTCAATTATCAATACAATAAGGAAGGCCGTTTACTTCGCACGGAAGCCTACATCAAAGATTACAGCAATCTTATAAAGTACAATACTGTGCGTCCACAATTCAATGCCATGTACAACAATAACGGTAGTGGATATGCTCGTGGTTTCGATGTTTTCTGGCGAGATAGCAAAACTGTCAAGTACACAGATTACTGGATTTCGTACTCATATATTGACTCTGAGCGTGACTACCAAAACTTTCCTGTCCGAGCCACACCTTCATTTATTGCAAATCATACACTTTCCATCGTCACCAAACACTGGATCGAAAAACTCACTTCGCAAATTGGCTTTTCTTACACCGTCAACTCAGGCAGACCATACAATAATCCCAATGAAAACACCTTTATGAATGGTAAAACCAAAGCTTTCCAAAACCTAAGTTTCAACTGGGCCTACTTGATTACGCAACAAAAGATTTTGTACTTTTCTGTATCCAATATCTTAGGCACCGACAATGTATTTGGGTATCAATATGCCAATACGTCTGACATGGATGGACAATTCCAAAGACGTGCCATCGGACAGCCGGCAGATCGGTTTGTATTCCTAGGATTTTTCTGGACCATCAGTGCCGATAAGAACAAAAATCAATTGAATAATTTGTAA
- a CDS encoding acyl-CoA dehydrogenase family protein, protein MPPTFSPGVISMLPLFYVGWKDSILSPSEMKLIHERIKKLDHLTAEDVKYLIAHTNPAHPPKPEVYKEWLHAIKSQAAQLSHREKSGLAQLGAEMSLLLLPNASSSDAQDMIEAITSLEKAMGIDDPGIHQRLFNQLGWSQIADTDHDYLFDPAKLHDITNSYQLKIKKVTKNLLLDPLFNIDESLVDKDVLRDKTLERVQALAKQGFGALSYPIATGGRNDIGAYMAVFETLAYHDLSLSVKFGVQFGLFGGAILNLGTKYHHDTYLPKTGTGEYLGCFAMTETGHGSNVKDLETTATYDHTTGNIIVHSPTESSGKEYIGNALHAHFAAVFAQLIVDGTNHGIHTVLVQIRDAQNNLLPGIRVMDCGHKIGLNGVDNGRIWFDRVSVPKRNLLNRFGDIAQTGKYISPIENPNKRFFTMLGTLVGGRICVGLGALSAAKTALSIAINYATKRRQFSPKDGLPETVIMDYPTHQHRLIPKLVKNIIFHNALSFLAEEFASQPDESEIRKIETKAAGLKSLATWLSSETIQTCREACGGKGYLSENTFGRLRADADIFTTFEGDNTVLMQLVAKGLLTEFNQEFHEAGFTAVLRYIGGKIQFRLSEYNPLFTRNTSVEHLESDEFLSDALKYREKKVLIALADRMKSYIDKRMEPNEAFLKCQLHMIDAGRAYIERLAYRMMVRKLEELEESPEKSILTRIKNAFALSIIMENRDWYLENDYMDGSKTKAIRRVYNKHIASLSHDIKGLVTALGVNERVYWVRE, encoded by the coding sequence ATGCCACCCACCTTTTCGCCCGGAGTCATCAGCATGTTGCCCTTGTTTTATGTAGGATGGAAAGACAGCATCCTTAGCCCCTCAGAAATGAAACTCATCCACGAGCGGATTAAAAAACTGGACCACCTGACAGCAGAAGATGTCAAATATCTGATAGCACATACTAATCCCGCTCATCCACCCAAACCGGAAGTGTACAAAGAATGGCTTCACGCCATCAAATCTCAGGCTGCACAACTCAGTCATCGCGAAAAGTCGGGTCTCGCACAACTCGGAGCAGAGATGTCATTGCTGCTGTTACCCAACGCGTCTTCTTCAGATGCGCAGGATATGATAGAAGCCATCACATCACTTGAAAAAGCAATGGGTATCGACGATCCGGGCATTCATCAGCGATTATTTAATCAGTTAGGATGGTCACAAATAGCAGACACCGATCATGATTACTTATTTGATCCGGCAAAACTGCACGATATCACAAATTCTTACCAACTCAAAATCAAAAAAGTTACTAAAAATCTACTGCTCGATCCTTTGTTTAATATTGATGAGTCACTGGTAGACAAGGATGTATTACGTGATAAAACACTGGAAAGAGTTCAGGCACTGGCAAAACAGGGATTTGGCGCTTTATCATACCCGATAGCAACCGGTGGGCGAAATGATATAGGCGCTTACATGGCAGTTTTTGAGACACTGGCATACCATGACCTGAGTCTGAGTGTCAAATTCGGTGTACAGTTCGGTCTTTTTGGTGGTGCCATCCTCAACCTGGGTACAAAATATCACCACGATACCTACCTGCCGAAAACGGGCACTGGCGAATATCTCGGTTGTTTTGCGATGACGGAGACAGGCCATGGCAGCAATGTTAAAGATCTGGAGACTACAGCCACATATGACCATACCACCGGAAATATCATCGTCCATTCGCCCACCGAAAGCTCAGGTAAAGAATATATAGGCAACGCACTTCATGCCCACTTTGCAGCAGTATTTGCCCAACTGATAGTAGATGGTACCAATCATGGCATCCATACGGTATTGGTGCAGATCAGAGATGCTCAAAATAATCTCCTTCCGGGCATCAGGGTAATGGATTGCGGTCATAAAATCGGCCTTAACGGCGTGGATAATGGACGGATATGGTTTGACCGGGTTTCGGTCCCCAAACGAAATCTTCTCAACAGATTCGGTGATATAGCACAAACCGGAAAGTACATCAGCCCGATAGAAAATCCCAACAAACGATTTTTCACGATGCTGGGTACGCTCGTGGGTGGGCGCATATGTGTGGGATTGGGGGCGTTGAGTGCCGCAAAAACTGCCCTGAGTATTGCCATCAACTATGCAACAAAAAGAAGGCAATTCTCTCCTAAGGATGGATTACCTGAAACCGTCATTATGGATTATCCGACGCATCAACACCGGCTGATACCCAAATTGGTCAAAAATATTATTTTCCATAATGCCTTGTCTTTCCTGGCAGAAGAATTTGCCTCACAACCTGATGAATCAGAAATCAGAAAAATAGAAACCAAAGCCGCCGGACTGAAATCACTGGCAACATGGCTGAGTTCAGAAACCATTCAAACCTGCCGCGAAGCATGCGGTGGCAAGGGTTATCTTAGCGAAAATACCTTCGGTCGCCTGAGGGCAGATGCGGATATTTTTACCACTTTTGAAGGTGATAATACAGTACTTATGCAGCTGGTAGCCAAGGGATTGCTGACAGAATTTAATCAGGAGTTTCATGAGGCCGGATTTACAGCTGTATTGCGATATATAGGCGGAAAGATCCAGTTCAGGTTATCGGAATACAATCCTTTATTTACCAGAAATACCTCTGTGGAACACCTGGAGAGTGATGAGTTTCTCTCCGATGCACTCAAATACCGCGAAAAGAAAGTGCTCATTGCGCTTGCAGACCGAATGAAATCCTACATAGACAAAAGGATGGAACCCAACGAAGCTTTCCTGAAATGTCAACTCCATATGATCGATGCCGGCCGGGCATACATAGAGCGGCTCGCCTATCGTATGATGGTAAGAAAACTGGAAGAACTGGAAGAATCGCCTGAAAAATCCATACTGACACGTATCAAAAATGCCTTTGCCCTGAGCATCATCATGGAAAACAGGGATTGGTATCTGGAAAACGACTATATGGACGGCAGCAAAACAAAGGCGATCAGACGGGTGTACAATAAACATATCGCGTCATTGAGCCATGATATCAAAGGGCTCGTCACGGCTTTGGGAGTGAATGAGCGGGTGTATTGGGTGCGGGAGTAG
- a CDS encoding DUF3427 domain-containing protein, which produces MIEGLYEQLINKLVISRLNELDKNHFYIKNTILDKSEAAKILTQYLADVIKIGLGIYSGEETVEKQIELSNKIIFLLRDELNNADFNDDIIDTEGKILTAIFNKVDSRFGDFDKHIKEITPYTRLSHSELFTGSNAGISLESELKKEILSADNIYFLVSFIKWTGIRIFEKELFEFTENGGKLNIITTSYMGATDLKAVEYLSTLKNTEIKVSYNTENERLHAKAYLFHRNTGYHTGYIGSSNISRSALTSGLEWNMKITTKEISHIIDKFKKTFDTYWQDKEFESYNLDRHHEKLKSALKRGSINNQGINTYFDLKPFPFQEEILEKLEVERTVHNRHKNLVVAATGTGKTVISAFDYKRFKSTNTRSRILFIAHRKEILQQAQATYQGVLKDNNFGELWVDGIEPQKYDHVFASVQTLNNQLGKLNLTSNFYDYIVIDEVHHIAASSYRPIINQFEPTILLGLTATPERMDGEDILSDFCNTIAAEIRLPEALNRKLLCPFQYFGVTDSIDLTNVDWKNGRYVPSELSKVYTKSDNRVREIIQNLDKYLRDYQDVRALGFCITQEHAQFMAEKFLLAGLKADYLVSNRSVLRKEIRERLTNKEINYLFVVDIFNEGVDIPEIDTVLFLRPTESLTVFLQQLGRGLRLAEGKDCLTVLDFVGNSRPEYNFEGKFRALIGKTNTPIQKEIEDEFPHLPLGCSIILEKKAKDYILDNIKKATRLNINQLIAKIRFFKEQTALPLTLKNFVKLNNIPLQLIYKKDSWSRLCARAGQLENFSDSYEKEILGTINNKWLSCSSFSYFSFILKLAKQAFQIDIDRLDEVERSMCLMLHYDVWQNAEGFDSLESSISSIGKNKVLIQEIIEVLELLSDKIDFEEKEILLPYKQPLKVHGRYTRDQILAAFGDSTFNKKSSNREGNAIIKDKNTDILFITLNKSEKDFSPTTLYEDFAISDTLFHWQSHNAVRSDRGRGLDYIHHDEIGRKILLFVREQNTDEFGNTMSYVFIGEGKLAEHYGSKPMSIKWELNEPMPPYLWKDSAKMAVG; this is translated from the coding sequence ATGATAGAAGGGCTATATGAGCAATTGATTAATAAGTTAGTAATATCAAGATTAAATGAACTTGATAAGAATCATTTTTATATAAAGAATACGATTCTGGATAAATCAGAAGCAGCAAAAATTCTAACTCAATATTTGGCTGATGTTATTAAAATTGGCCTTGGTATTTATTCTGGTGAAGAAACTGTGGAAAAGCAAATAGAACTTTCCAATAAAATCATCTTTTTATTAAGGGATGAACTCAACAATGCCGATTTTAATGATGATATTATCGATACTGAAGGTAAAATATTAACTGCCATCTTTAATAAGGTTGATTCAAGGTTTGGTGATTTTGACAAACACATAAAAGAAATAACACCATACACTAGATTGTCTCACAGTGAATTATTTACTGGAAGTAATGCTGGTATTTCTTTAGAAAGTGAATTGAAAAAGGAAATCCTATCTGCAGATAATATTTATTTTTTGGTTTCATTTATTAAGTGGACAGGTATAAGAATATTTGAAAAAGAACTGTTTGAGTTCACAGAAAATGGTGGAAAATTGAACATCATTACAACTTCATATATGGGAGCAACTGACCTAAAAGCAGTTGAATATCTTTCAACCTTAAAGAACACAGAAATAAAGGTTTCCTATAATACTGAAAATGAGCGATTGCATGCAAAAGCATATTTATTCCACAGGAATACAGGCTATCACACAGGATATATTGGATCTTCAAATATTTCTCGATCTGCACTTACTAGCGGATTAGAATGGAATATGAAAATTACAACTAAAGAAATTAGCCATATTATAGATAAGTTTAAGAAGACATTTGACACATATTGGCAGGATAAAGAATTTGAGTCCTATAATTTAGATAGACATCACGAAAAATTAAAAAGTGCGCTAAAAAGAGGTTCAATTAATAATCAAGGAATTAATACTTATTTTGATTTAAAACCATTCCCATTTCAAGAAGAAATATTAGAAAAATTAGAAGTAGAAAGAACTGTGCACAATCGCCATAAAAATTTGGTAGTTGCAGCTACAGGAACGGGAAAAACAGTCATTTCTGCATTTGATTATAAGAGATTTAAAAGTACAAATACCAGATCAAGAATACTTTTTATAGCTCATAGAAAAGAGATACTGCAACAAGCACAGGCAACTTACCAAGGAGTTTTAAAAGATAATAATTTTGGTGAATTATGGGTAGATGGCATTGAACCGCAAAAATATGACCATGTTTTTGCCTCGGTTCAGACACTTAATAACCAACTTGGAAAACTAAATTTGACCTCGAATTTTTATGATTACATTGTTATTGATGAAGTACATCATATTGCCGCATCAAGCTACAGACCGATAATAAATCAGTTTGAGCCAACAATCCTATTAGGCTTAACTGCTACACCTGAAAGAATGGATGGTGAAGATATATTATCGGATTTTTGCAACACAATTGCAGCTGAAATAAGGCTTCCTGAGGCATTAAATAGAAAATTATTATGCCCTTTTCAATACTTTGGAGTAACTGATAGCATAGACCTAACCAATGTTGATTGGAAAAATGGAAGGTATGTACCAAGTGAATTATCTAAAGTATATACTAAAAGTGATAACAGAGTTAGAGAGATCATTCAAAATCTTGATAAATATTTAAGGGATTATCAAGATGTCAGGGCTTTGGGTTTTTGTATTACTCAAGAGCACGCACAGTTTATGGCTGAAAAATTTTTATTGGCTGGATTGAAGGCAGACTATTTAGTTAGTAATAGAAGTGTGTTGAGAAAGGAAATAAGGGAAAGGCTAACAAATAAAGAAATCAATTATTTATTTGTTGTCGATATTTTTAACGAAGGAGTTGATATTCCAGAGATTGATACTGTATTGTTTCTTAGGCCCACAGAAAGTTTAACTGTTTTCTTGCAGCAGTTGGGAAGAGGCTTGCGACTAGCTGAAGGAAAAGATTGTTTGACTGTCTTAGATTTTGTTGGCAATTCTCGACCAGAATATAATTTTGAAGGTAAGTTTAGAGCATTAATTGGAAAAACCAATACACCAATCCAAAAAGAGATAGAAGATGAGTTTCCTCATTTACCATTGGGATGTAGTATTATTTTAGAGAAGAAAGCTAAAGATTATATTCTTGACAATATCAAGAAAGCAACAAGATTAAATATCAATCAACTCATTGCAAAAATTAGATTTTTTAAAGAACAAACAGCTTTGCCATTAACCCTGAAGAATTTTGTAAAGCTAAATAATATTCCTTTACAGTTAATCTATAAAAAAGATAGCTGGTCTAGACTTTGTGCTCGAGCAGGACAATTGGAAAATTTCTCTGATAGTTATGAAAAAGAGATATTGGGTACGATTAATAATAAATGGTTGTCATGCAGTTCATTTTCATATTTTAGTTTTATTCTTAAGTTAGCCAAACAAGCTTTTCAAATAGATATTGACCGTTTGGATGAAGTTGAAAGGTCAATGTGTTTAATGCTTCACTATGATGTATGGCAAAATGCGGAAGGATTTGATTCTTTGGAAAGTAGCATTAGTAGTATTGGTAAAAACAAAGTTCTTATTCAAGAAATTATTGAAGTTCTTGAATTACTCAGTGACAAAATTGATTTTGAAGAGAAGGAAATATTATTACCATATAAACAACCATTAAAAGTTCACGGTAGGTATACTCGAGATCAAATACTTGCTGCTTTTGGAGATAGTACTTTTAACAAAAAATCCAGCAATAGAGAAGGTAATGCTATTATAAAAGATAAGAATACAGATATTTTGTTTATAACACTGAATAAATCTGAAAAAGACTTTTCTCCTACTACACTTTATGAAGATTTTGCAATAAGCGACACATTATTTCACTGGCAATCTCACAATGCTGTAAGGAGTGATCGTGGGAGAGGATTAGATTACATTCACCATGATGAAATAGGTAGAAAGATCCTTCTATTTGTTCGGGAACAAAATACTGATGAATTCGGCAACACCATGTCTTATGTTTTCATAGGTGAAGGTAAACTTGCAGAACACTATGGTTCAAAACCCATGAGCATAAAATGGGAACTGAACGAGCCGATGCCACCATATCTTTGGAAAGATTCAGCTAAGATGGCGGTTGGATAA
- a CDS encoding (deoxy)nucleoside triphosphate pyrophosphohydrolase — MVVEVVCGVIFSDNRVLCVQRSEKMSLPLKWEFPGGKIEENETAELCLHRELKEELGISTEIMQKLSISYYDYGTFEIVLIPYLCKYLGDEIILNEHKEFQWLLYSQLLLLDWAPADVPIVKEIINLKTNYDRRAI, encoded by the coding sequence ATGGTGGTTGAAGTGGTTTGTGGTGTGATTTTCAGCGACAATAGAGTGCTTTGTGTGCAAAGAAGTGAAAAAATGTCATTGCCCCTTAAATGGGAATTCCCCGGCGGGAAAATTGAAGAGAATGAAACAGCAGAACTTTGTTTACATAGAGAATTAAAGGAAGAGTTAGGTATATCCACTGAAATTATGCAAAAATTATCAATAAGCTACTATGACTACGGGACTTTTGAGATTGTTTTAATTCCATATCTTTGTAAGTATCTTGGAGATGAAATAATTCTAAATGAACATAAAGAATTTCAATGGCTTCTATATTCCCAACTTTTATTGTTGGATTGGGCACCAGCAGATGTACCGATTGTAAAAGAAATTATAAACCTAAAAACAAACTATGATAGAAGGGCTATATGA